From Arctopsyche grandis isolate Sample6627 chromosome 12, ASM5162203v2, whole genome shotgun sequence, one genomic window encodes:
- the LOC143920176 gene encoding uncharacterized protein LOC143920176: MKQFNKNENEEQYDEIINVLNRQSYNITNTINLEHKITREIFKTETQKMRHEIYENLKKFTNEITLSKENSYGVEKPIIFGLFDPVASFAGRREELQNLHTKLTERQKTTIISQAATITGLGGIGKTTLAMKYALDYSTFYYNIVFIKSEKVENIVKSFKDLAINLGIEKETGEQNQSSEETRKQDRGIKEIVQDIYRHLNNKNKSLIILDNVEDYDDVKDYIFKGSSINRHIYTLITSRRKDWDAGDNGEFEMISLEVFSEKDANDYVSNILTYENQDNVKKLTKQLGNLPLALKQATSYIKRRNKIIGKWSQEKKFSIADYLILFKEQEELLLNSGPIEKDDVYDQNLTTTWQISLDRIKKDTDFGELAVKIFQIISYLSPDDIQVVDLFCKLESDIEKLRGAIELLDEYSVINLVNGRVNVHRLVQQVTRLNLRIKNEEESTLEDALNLLDNSDYEEHAVCVWEYASEYSQLLSKFYCESKYGTNRNSPLHLLAAYRDDCIAIKKIWENSTMKIDVDCKSGSRRSPIENAIESGNKNVVEFLLEKGANLGKIRNALYSAASKGRDEVVKFLYGIDESLADYEIIGQTPLDVAVLNGHPKVVSILKPYGNDELMFHAELRSGIFQKNYAICETLIKDLLKKNLQYLNLKFGKNKENILHFAAENGDNRVMEILLTCNIEIDICDSRHMTPIYYAIEKANVNVLQLLLDNGANINIVNNYGIAPIHYAVLKNDEAVCKMILTKSPNINAVDKVGKTPIHYAVKNQYETVCEMILAHSPNIDFVDNDGKTAIHYAAENDNESICKMLLAKGPNINIPDKFGKTLIHYVIENQNLVIWEMLLAQLQNIDIVDRHGKTPLHHAVCLQNVAIFSLTLAKKPNINVADNLSKTALHYAVEKNNETICEMILAKDPNIDIRDIDGLTPIHCAILCNYECIIKMILTKSPNINIFDMYGKSPIHLAAENGNEALFKLILDIPSIDKKNALFVAAYHGKSESIFTLLENGADIKSFDKNGKNLLHFAANRCNSDTLKLLVDKGLNIHAKDKSGRSALHYSAEGRNKDGVLFFIQNGIDVNLLDKVKCTPLLFTLKTLELYTGVCRLQNTMGILFNKHERVELVINMTIETVKLLLENGANPNMSDDDGYTSLHMAVIHTELSCVKLLLQYGGDFNAINSYGITPLMIANSCRSPKIRDCLNSAHEKDN, translated from the coding sequence ATGAAgcaattcaataaaaatgaaaatgaggaACAGTATGATGAGATAATAAACGTTTTAAATCGACAATCGTATAACATTACAAATACGATAAATTTAGAGCACAAAATTACGAGAGAGATATTTAAAACGGAAACACAAAAAATGAGACATGAAATATATGAAAACCTCAAAAAATTCACAAATGAAATAACATTATCGAAAGAAAATAGTTATGGTGTTGAAAAACCAATTATATTTGGTTTATTCGACCCCGTTGCATCATTCGCTGGAAGACGAGAAGAACTACAAAATCTACACACAAAATTAACAGAACGTCAAAAGACGACAATCATTTCTCAAGCAGCTACAATAACCGGTCTCGGAGGAATTGGAAAGACTACACTTGCCATGAAATATGCTTTGGATTattcaacattttattataatattgtattcatTAAGTCTGAAAAAGTGGAAAACATCGTCAAGTCTTTCAAAGACTTAGCTATAAATTTGGGCATTGAGAAGGAAACAGGGGAACAGAATCAAAGTTCAGAAGAAACGCGAAAACAGGATAGAGGCATAAAAGAAATAGTCCAAGATATCTACAGACATCttaacaacaaaaataaatcgcTAATTATCCTGGACAACGTCGAAGATTACGACGATGTTAAAGATTACATCTTCAAAGGATCATCTATTAATAGACATATATATACTTTGATAACATCGAGACGTAAAGATTGGGATGCTGGCGATAATGGTGAATTCGAAATGATTTCATTGGAGGTATTTTCCGAAAAGGATGCTAATGATTACGTGAGCAATATTTTGACTTATGAAAATCAAGATAATGTCAAGAAATTAACCAAGCAGCTAGGTAATTTACCTCTGGCCTTAAAACAGGCCACCAGTTATATAAagcgaagaaataaaataattggaaaatggAGTCAAGAAAAGAAGTTTTCGATTGCAgactatttaattttattcaaagaaCAAGAAGAATTGCTGCTTAATTCAGGTCCTATTGAAAAAGACGACGTTTATGATCAAAATTTAACCACGACCTGGCAGATATCTTTAGatagaataaaaaaagataCAGATTTTGGTGAGCTGGCCgtaaaaatctttcaaataaTTTCCTACTTATCACCAGACGATATTCAAGTGGTCGATTTATTTTGCAAGCTAGAATCAGATATTGAAAAGCTGAGAGGAGCAATCGAATTGTTGGATGAATATTCGGTTATAAATTTAGTAAATGGCAGAGTTAATGTGCATCGTCTGGTGCAACAAGTTACTAGACTGAATTTGAGAATAAAAAATGAGGAAGAAAGCACATTGGAGGATGCTTTAAATTTATTGGATAATAGCGATTATGAAGAGCATGCAGTTTGCGTCTGGGAATATGCAAGTGAATATTCCCAATTGTTGAGCAAATTTTACTGTGAATCAAAATATGGTACGAATAGAAATAGCCCATTGCATTTACTGGCTGCGTATCGAGACGATTGCATCGCAATTAAAAAGATTTGGGAAAACTCTACGATGAAAATTGATGTCGATTGCAAAAGCGGATCAAGACGTTCTCCAATAGAAAACGCAATTGAAAGTGGAAACAAAAACGTCGTTGAATTTCTATTAGAAAAAGGTGCAAATTTGGGAAAGATTAGGAATGCACTTTATAGTGCGGCCTCTAAGGGACGAGACGAAGTAGTTAAATTCTTGTACGGCATAGATGAATCCCTTGCTGATTATGAGATAATAGGACAAACCCCATTAGACGTAGCTGTTTTAAACGGTCATCCAAAAGTTGTCAGTATACTGAAACCATATGGCAATGACGAACTAATGTTCCATGCAGAGCTGAGAAGtggtatttttcaaaaaaactatGCAATATGTGAGACATTAATAAAAGATTTGCTCAAGAAAAATCTCCAATATTTGAATCTTAAATTTgggaaaaataaagaaaatattttacatttcgcTGCCGAAAATGGTGACAATAGAGTGATGGAAATACTGTTAACCTGtaatattgaaatagatatcTGTGATTCTCGCCATATGACTCCAATTTATTATGCTATAGAGAAAGCGAACGTAAATGTGCTTCAACTTCTTTTAGATAATGGAGCAAATATCAACATCGTCAATAATTATGGCATAGCTCCAATTCACTATGCAGTCTTAAAAAACGATGAAGCTGTTTGCAAAATGATTTTGACGAAAAGCCCAAATATCAACGCTGTCGATAAAGTCGGAAAAACTCCTATTCATTATGCAGTTAAAAATCAATATGAGACTGTGTGCGAAATGATTTTAGCGCATAGCCCAAATATCGATTTTGTCGATAATGACGGAAAAACTGCAATCCACTATGCAGCCGAAAATGATAATGAGTCTATCTGCAAGATGTTGTTGGCAAAGGGCCCAAATATCAACATTCCCGATAAATTCGGTAAAACTTTGATTCACTACGTGATTGAAAATCAAAATCTTGTTATCTGGGAGATGCTTTTAGCACAGCTTCAAAATATAGACATTGTAGATAGACATGGAAAAACTCCTCTTCACCATGCAGTTTGTCTACAAAATGTGGCGatttttagtttgactttggcaAAAAAGCCAAATATCAATGTTGCTGATAATTTATCAAAAACTGCACTTCACTATgcagttgaaaaaaataatgagacTATTTGCGAAATGATTCTAGCAAAGGATCCAAATATTGATATTCGCGATATTGACGGTCTTACTCCAATTCACTGTGCAATATTGTGTAACTACGAATGTATCATTAAAATGATTCTGACAAAGAGTCCAAATATTAACATTTTCGATATGTACGGTAAAAGTCCAATTCACCTTGCAGCTGAAAATGGCAATGAAGctctttttaaattaattttagataTACCGtcgattgataaaaaaaatgcactttTTGTCGCAGCTTATCATGGCAAATCTGaatctatttttactttattggaAAATGGAGCCGACATAAAATCATTCGACAAAAACGGAAAAAATTTACTTCATTTTGCAGCCAACAGGTGCAATTCCGATACACTTAAACTGTTGGTTGATAAAGGATTGAACATCCACGCTAAGGATAAATCTGGAAGATCTGCTTTGCACTATTCTGCAGAAGGGCGAAATAAAGATGGCGTCttgtttttcatacaaaatggaATCGATGTAAACCTGCTTGATAAAGTTAAATGTACACCGCTTCTTTTTACTTTGAAAACTTTGGAGTTATATACAGGGGTATGTCGATTACAAAATACTAtgggtattttatttaataagcaCGAACGCGTCGAACTagtcatcaacatgacaatagAGACTGTCAAGCTCCTATTAGAGAACGGGGCCAATCCCAATATGTCTGATGATGATGGTTATACTTCTCTTCATATGGCAGTTATACATACCGAACTTTCCTGTGTCAAGTTGCTTCTTCAATATGGAGGCGACTTTAATGCCATCAATTCATATGGAATCACTCCACTTATGATTGCCAATAGTTGTCGTAGTCCGAAAATCAGAGATTGCTTAAATTCGGCCCATGAAAAAGACAATTAG
- the LOC143920177 gene encoding uncharacterized protein LOC143920177 — protein sequence MTSISNESESTSALEIDKGESFEDRLFYFVSYFVMEIETTLEFHLNIIENKVKKSGKFPQVVAQVIGISVKQFTGVEEIAKLLKSPLSVPFEKYYKKKSYSYADLAYSLRQDKQGGRDLFVKIGIDVFQSFERQFMGITNKHGPRSAMIKLGKDAAHRFLNFVKNNGSTQESSSEEMPKNKLEARNVVYGKSKKDFIDKVPTRVGIFKRKSKYDIKYKSDDFELDWNIEHLYKKSGIVKKKSLDEFEFYKSKESECELYYYRQLFHDEILGSEYETVNEPELKFNYTADSIYLQQRDIIFKRINNDDENFNRKKSLEILEEIKDDIENMKQFNKNENEEQYDEIINVLNRQSYNITNTINLEHKITREIFKTETQKMRHEVYENIKKLTNEITLSKENSYGVKKPIIFGLFDPVASFAGRREELQNLHTKLTERQKTTIISQAATITGLGGIGKTTLAMKYALDYSTFYYNIVFIKSEKVENIVKSFKDLAINLGIEKETEEQNQSSEETRKQDRGIKEIVQDIYRHLNNKNKSLIILDNVEDYDDVKDYIFKGSSINRHIYTLITSRRKDWDAGDNGEFEMISLEVFSEKDANDYVSNILTYENQDNVKKLTKQLGNLPLALKQATSYIKRRNKIIGKWSQEKKFSIADYLILFKEQEELLLNSGPIEKDDVYDQNLTTTWQISLDRIKKDTDFGELAVKIFQIISYLSPDDIQVVDLFCKLESDIEKLRGAIELLDEYSVINLVNGRVNVHRLVQQVTRLNLRIKNEEESTLKEALNLLDNSNFEEHAVCVWEYASEYTQLLNEFYCESKYGTNRNSPLHLLAAYRDDCIAIKKIWKNSTMKIDVDCKSGSRRTPIENAIESGNKNVVEFLLEKGANLGKIRNALYSAASKGRDEVVKFLYGIDESLADYEIIGQTPLDVAVLNGHPKVVSILKPCDNDELMFHAELRSGIFQKNYAICETLIKDLLKKNLHYLNLKLGKNKENILHFAAENGDDRVMEILLTCNIDIDICDSRHMTPIYYAIEKANVNVLQLLLDNGANINIVNNYGIAPIHYAVLKNDEAVCKIILTKSPNINAVDKFGKTPIHYAVKNQYETVCKMILAHSPNIDFVDSDGKTAIHYAVENENESICRMLMAKGPNINIPDEFGKTLIHYVIENQNLVIFELVLAQLQNIDIVDRHGKTPLHHAVCRQNEAICNMILEKDPNINIADKFGKTPIHYATEKDNEAICKSILAKGPNINICDKFRKTAIHYAIDNRNLSICEIVLALVPNINIADKYGRTPIHLAICRQNVLFYNVFLGKNANIEREDYSKQTEFNFLVENYNKTVCEMVLARDPNINVVDNFGKTPIHYAVLTENETICKLILENSPNIDISDNRGCTALHYAIESQNLTICEMILATDPNINAADKFGQTPIHYAIESQNLSVCKIILEKYPNIEIGDRCGRTPLHYAVFKQNTAICNIILEKMPNINTAEKYGRTPLHFAVVNKNKKISKMILAWNPNIDISDHFGKTPIHYAVRHQNETICKAILAMNPNINIVDKNGNTAIHYAIETQNLVICKMILAKVPKINIADKFGKTPTHHAVFRQNITILNLLLAMDPTIDVADNDGKTAFHYVAENGNEIICDMIMTKSPNINIADIGGKTALHHAVENNNEAICTMILAKNPNIHIADNCGRTPFYYAAKNKNEAICKMFLAKDPNSDNLKNINLPTSGSEII from the coding sequence ATGACTTCTATTTCGAACGAATCCGAGTCTACTTCTGCCTTAGAAATTGATAAAGGAGAATCTTTCGAGGATCGCCTCTTTTATTTTGTATCATACTTTGTTATGGAAATAGAAACCACGTTggaatttcatttgaatatcatagaaaataaagtgaaaaaatcGGGCAAATTTCCACAAGTCGTTGCACAAGTTATTGGTATTAGTGTAAAACAATTTACAGGTGTTGAGGAGATAGCCAAACTATTAAAGAGTCCTCTAAGTGTGCCATttgaaaagtattataaaaagaaaagcTACTCGTATGCAGACTTAGCTTACAGTCTTCGGCAGGACAAACAAGGAGGAAGAGATCTCTTCGTGAAAATTGGTATAGATGTTTTCCAAAGCTTCGAACGCCAATTTATGGGTATCACCAATAAACATGGACCTCGTTCTGCCATGATAAAACTTGGAAAAGACGCTGCTCACAGATTTCTGaactttgttaaaaataatggCAGCACCCAAGAGTCTTCATCGGAGGAAATGCCTAAGAATAAGCTAGAAGCCAGAAACGTCGTGTACGGAAAATCCAAAAAAGATTTCATCGATAAAGTTCCCACTAGAGTTGGAATTTTCAAAAGGAAATccaaatatgatataaaatacaaatccgATGACTTCGAACTAGATTGGAACATAgagcatttgtataaaaaatccgGAATTGTCAAAAAGAAAAGTCTtgatgaatttgaattttacaaatcaaaagaATCGGAATGTGAACTGTATTATTACCGTCAACTTTTCCATGATGAAATTTTAGGCAGTGAATATGAAACTGTAAACGAACCAGAGCTAAAATTCAATTATACTGCTGACTCAATCTATCTACAACAAagagatataatttttaaaagaatCAATAATGATGATGAAAATTTCAACCGGAAAAAATCATTGGAAATACTCGAAGAAATAAAGGATGACATCGAAAATATGAAgcaattcaataaaaatgaaaatgaggaACAGTATGATGAGATAATAAACGTTTTAAATCGACAATCGTATAACATTACAAATACGATAAATTTAGAGCACAAAATTACGAGAGAGATATTTAAAACGGAAACACAAAAAATGAGACATGAAGTAtatgaaaacatcaaaaaattaacaaatgaaATAACATTATCGAAAGAAAATAGTTATGGTGTTAAAAAACCAATTATATTTGGTTTATTCGACCCCGTTGCATCATTCGCTGGAAGACGAGAAGAACTACAAAATCTACACACAAAATTAACAGAACGTCAAAAGACGACAATCATTTCTCAAGCAGCTACAATAACCGGTCTCGGAGGAATTGGAAAGACTACACTTGCCATGAAATATGCTTTGGATTattcaacattttattataatattgtattcatTAAGTCTGAAAAAGTGGAAAACATCGTCAAGTCTTTCAAAGACTTGGCTATAAATTTGGGCATTGAGAAGGAAACAGAGGAACAGAATCAAAGTTCAGAAGAAACGCGAAAACAGGATAGAGGCATAAAAGAAATAGTCCAAGATATCTACAGACATCttaacaacaaaaataaatcgcTAATTATCCTGGACAACGTCGAAGATTACGACGATGTTAAAGATTACATCTTCAAAGGATCATCTATTAATAGACATATATATACTTTGATAACATCGAGACGTAAAGATTGGGATGCTGGCGATAATGGTGAATTCGAAATGATTTCATTGGAGGTATTTTCCGAAAAGGATGCTAATGATTACGTGAGCAATATTTTGACTTATGAAAATCAAGATAATGTCAAGAAATTAACCAAGCAGCTAGGTAATTTACCTCTGGCCTTAAAACAGGCCACCAGTTATATAAagcgaagaaataaaataattggaaaatggAGTCAAGAAAAGAAGTTTTCGATTGCAgactatttaattttattcaaagaaCAAGAAGAATTGCTGCTTAATTCAGGTCCTATTGAAAAAGACGACGTTTATGATCAAAATTTAACCACGACCTGGCAGATATCTTTAGatagaataaaaaaagataCAGATTTTGGTGAGCTGGCCgtaaaaatctttcaaataaTTTCCTACTTATCACCAGACGATATTCAAGTGGTCGATTTATTTTGCAAGCTAGAATCAGATATTGAAAAGCTGAGAGGAGCAATCGAATTGTTGGATGAATATTCGGTTATAAATTTAGTAAATGGCAGAGTTAATGTGCATCGTCTGGTGCAACAAGTTACTAGACTGAATTTGAGAATAAAAAATGAAGAAGAAAGCACATTGAAGGAAGCCTTAAATTTATTGGATAACAGCAATTTTGAAGAGCATGCAGTTTGCGTCTGGGAATACGCAAGCGAATATACCCAATTATTGAATGAATTTTACTGTGAATCAAAATATGGTACGAATAGAAATAGCCCATTGCATTTACTAGCTGCGTATCGAGACGATTGCATCGCAATTAAAAAGATTTGGAAAAACTCTACGATGAAAATTGATGTCGATTGCAAAAGCGGATCGAGACGTACTCCAATAGAAAACGCAATTGAAAGTGGAAACAAAAACGTCGTTGAATTTCTATTAGAAAAAGGTGCAAATTTGGGAAAGATTAGGAATGCACTTTATAGTGCGGCCTCTAAGGGACGAGACGAAGTAGTTAAATTCTTGTACGGCATAGATGAATCCCTTGCTGATTATGAGATAATAGGACAAACCCCATTAGACGTGGCTGTTTTAAACGGTCATCCAAAGGTTGTCAGTATACTGAAACCATGTGACAATGACGAACTAATGTTCCATGCAGAGCTGAGAAGtggcatttttcaaaaaaactatGCAATTTGTGAGACATTAATAAAAGATTTGCTCAAGAAAAATCTCCATTATTTGAATCTTAAATTagggaaaaataaagaaaatattttacattttgctGCCGAAAATGGTGACGATAGGGTAATGGAAATACTGTTAACCTGTAATATTGATATAGATATCTGTGATTCTCGCCATATGACTCCAATTTATTATGCTATAGAGAAAGCGAACGTAAATGTGCTTCAACTTCTTTTAGATAATGGAGCAAATATCAACATCGTCAATAATTATGGCATAGCTCCAATTCACTATGCAGTCTTAAAAAACGATGAAGCTGTTTGCAAAATTATTTTGACGAAAAGCCCAAATATCAACGCTGTTGATAAATTCGGAAAAACTCCTATTCATTATGCAGTTAAAAATCAATATGAGACTGTGTGCAAGATGATTTTAGCGCATAGCCCAAATATCGATTTTGTCGATAGTGACGGAAAAACTGCAATCCACTATGCAGTCGAAAATGAAAATGAGTCTATCTGCAGGATGTTGATGGCAAAGGGCCCAAACATCAACATTCCCGATGAATTCGGTAAAACTTTGATTCACTATGTGATTGAAAATCAAAATCTTGTTATCTTTGAGTTGGTTTTAGCACAGCTCCAAAATATAGACATCGTAGATAGACATGGAAAAACTCCTCTTCACCATGCAGTTTGTCGACAAAATGAAGCTATTTGTAACATGATTTTGGAAAAGGATCCAAATATCAATATTGCAGATAAATTCGGAAAAACTCCCATTCACTATGCAACAGAAAAGGATAATGAGGCTATTTGCAAAAGTATTTTGGCAAAGGGTCCAAATATTAACATTTGTGATAAATTTAGGAAAACTGCAATTCATTACGCAATCGATAATCGGAATTTGTCCATCTGCGAGATCGTTTTGGCACTGGTTCCAAATATAAACATTGCTGATAAATACGGAAGAACTCCAATTCACCTTGCAATATGTCGGCAAAATGTGTtgttttataatgtatttttaggGAAGAACGCAAACATTGAaagggaagactattccaaacaaACTGAATTTAATTTCTTAGTTGAAAACTACAATAAAACTGTCTGTGAAATGGTTTTAGCGAGAGATCCAAACATCAACGTTGTAGATAATTTTGGAAAAACTCCGATTCACTATGCAGTGCTAACTGAAAATGAAACGATTTGCAAATTGATTCTGGAGAATAGCCCAAATATAGACATCAGCGATAATCGCGGATGTACTGCACTTCACTATGCAATAGAAAGTCAAAATCTAACTATCTGCGAGATGATTTTGGCAACAGATCCAAATATTAACGCTGCCGATAAATTCGGACAAACCCCAATTCACTACGCAATCGAAAGTCAAAATCTTTCTGTGTGCAaaataatattagaaaaatatccaaatatagaaattggcgaTAGATGTGGAAGAACTCCATTGCACTATGCagtatttaaacaaaatacagCAATTTGCAATATCATTCTTGAGAAGATGCCAAATATTAACACTGCCGAAAAGTACGGACGGACTCCACTGCACTTTGCAGtggttaataaaaataaaaaaatcagcaaaatgATTTTGGCATGGAATCCAAATATCGACATTTCCGATCATTTCGGAAAGACTCCAATTCACTATGCAGTGCGACATCAAAATGAAACAATTTGCAAAGCAATTTTAGCAATGAATCCAAATATCAACATTGTCGATAAAAACGGAAACACTGCAATTCACTATGCGATCGAAACTCAGAATCTGGTCATCTGTAAGATGATTCTGGCAAAGGTTCCAAAAATCAACATCGCAGATAAATTCGGAAAAACTCCAACTCACCATGCAGTATTTCGCCAAAATATTACGATTTTAAATTTGCTTTTGGCGATGGATCCAACTATTGACGTTGCTGACAATGATGGAAAAACTGCATTTCACTATGTAGCcgaaaatggaaatgaaattatCTGCGATATGATTATGACAAAGAGCCCAAACATCAACATTGCCGATATTGGTGGAAAAACCGCACTTCACCATGcggttgaaaataataatgaggcTATTTGCACGATGATTTTGGCGAAGAACCCAAATATCCACATTGCCGATAATTGCGGAAGGACTCCATTTTACTATGcagcgaaaaataaaaatgaagctATTTGTAAAATGTTCTTAGCAAAGGATCCAAATagcgataatttaaaaaacatcaATTTACCAACCTCAGGATCTGAAAtcatctaa